One Nitrosomonas sp. PY1 DNA window includes the following coding sequences:
- a CDS encoding FG-GAP-like repeat-containing protein → MPDSNFNYAGVNPFGMDDPIYVDIDGDSDLDAFVGDKFYQNTGSKTNPVFAAPISKAFGLGLPDMGLGGGSAFLDIDGDGDLDAFTGTYEGKTLFYRNAGTSSKPSFAPAVENPFGLSKISAISSSTFVDIDGDGDMDMFSGSAYTGTYFFKNIGTATNPIFEKPVIDPFGMTTGRGYTSPTFVDIDGDGDLDLFIQKDHYQYSGVDFFRNIGTASNPFFYQDTPTRFGLSNDNNYVSLTFADIDGDHDMDAFIGSAFYKNLGTTVDLPNFSNFIWDTGIDNATLSLTPNPTFTDIDGDGDMDAFIGLGYDGHEDPNSPNSVSGNVLFYKNIGTKDHASFAVAVKNPFGLKDVGQDAIPTFIDIDGDRDLDAFIGNAAGDTLFFKNTGTVTNPAFAAPTTNPFGLIKVNGGSDPKFVDIDGDHDMDAFIGNQYFKNTGTQTNAKFSTPVTDPFGLGVSPDFLDIDRDGDFDAISGDTLFLNKGSATNPEFSTGVYLDSLNNAGYRVAPINHSFVDIDGDGDFDSYTTLLSEYPSRSPFGGFDINNKAPNVSNLTAPEQYTKGVSLNLQNIVIEDSDVNIAVTLKLSNAAVGKLSTATSGTVTSTFNATTGTWTASGKLANVNTLLANLQFIPANNGTDNFTVVATVSDNQSTPLVATKSFKIPGSSLLNATVGNDNLIGTTGNDTVNYASATGPVTVSLNITTAQNTVNSGMDKLIGIDNLIGSKFNDRLTGDSDDNVIQGDAGNDVIRGWSGADTMLGGAGNDTYYVENAGDVVTEQSNAGIDLVSSNLSYTLGLNLENLTLTGPNEIDGVGNELNNKLIGNIARNLLSGNAGSDILKGGGGDDYLSGGSGKDTLTGGTGKDTFFIGSTDAFDTITDFSVAGDDIIELDNDVFTSVGWGELANEQFRVGSKALDSDDFIIYNNATGAIFYDADGNGAGAALQIAKVGIGLALTNTDFVAY, encoded by the coding sequence ATGCCTGATTCAAATTTTAATTATGCGGGAGTAAATCCGTTTGGAATGGACGATCCTATCTATGTGGATATCGATGGCGATAGCGATCTGGACGCATTTGTAGGTGACAAGTTTTATCAAAATACTGGCAGCAAAACCAATCCCGTCTTTGCTGCGCCAATCTCTAAGGCATTTGGATTAGGATTGCCTGATATGGGGCTTGGGGGAGGATCGGCATTTTTGGATATCGATGGCGATGGTGATCTGGATGCTTTCACCGGAACTTATGAAGGAAAGACGCTCTTTTATCGAAACGCCGGAACATCCAGCAAGCCGTCGTTTGCACCAGCAGTAGAAAATCCTTTTGGCTTGAGTAAAATATCTGCAATAAGTTCTTCTACTTTCGTCGATATCGATGGCGATGGCGATATGGATATGTTTTCTGGTAGCGCGTATACCGGTACTTATTTTTTTAAAAACATCGGTACCGCAACGAACCCTATTTTTGAAAAACCCGTCATAGATCCCTTTGGTATGACAACAGGCAGAGGTTATACCTCTCCTACTTTTGTCGATATCGATGGTGATGGTGACCTAGATCTTTTTATTCAAAAAGATCATTATCAGTACAGTGGAGTGGATTTTTTCAGAAATATCGGTACGGCGAGTAACCCATTTTTTTATCAGGATACACCGACCCGGTTTGGGCTCTCGAATGACAATAACTACGTGAGTTTGACTTTTGCCGATATCGATGGCGATCACGATATGGATGCTTTCATCGGTTCAGCGTTTTATAAGAATTTAGGTACAACCGTTGATTTACCTAATTTTTCAAATTTTATTTGGGATACAGGTATCGACAATGCCACCCTGAGTCTTACGCCAAACCCTACATTTACTGACATTGATGGCGATGGCGATATGGATGCGTTTATTGGTCTTGGCTATGATGGTCACGAAGACCCCAATTCTCCAAATTCAGTATCGGGAAATGTGCTGTTTTACAAAAATATCGGTACAAAGGATCATGCTTCGTTTGCAGTTGCAGTTAAAAATCCTTTTGGTTTGAAAGATGTAGGGCAGGATGCCATACCGACATTCATCGATATCGATGGCGATCGCGATCTGGATGCTTTTATCGGTAATGCAGCGGGGGATACACTGTTTTTCAAAAATACGGGCACCGTTACCAATCCTGCTTTTGCGGCGCCAACTACGAATCCTTTTGGCTTGATTAAAGTCAACGGTGGTTCGGATCCAAAATTCGTGGATATCGATGGTGATCACGATATGGATGCATTTATCGGCAATCAGTATTTCAAAAATACGGGTACCCAAACCAATGCTAAGTTCAGTACGCCTGTAACCGATCCTTTTGGATTGGGTGTTTCGCCAGACTTTCTGGATATCGACCGTGATGGAGATTTCGATGCCATCTCTGGAGATACGTTGTTCCTTAATAAAGGTAGTGCCACTAATCCTGAGTTCTCAACCGGGGTTTATCTTGATAGCTTAAACAATGCTGGCTATCGTGTGGCACCAATCAATCATAGCTTTGTGGATATCGATGGAGATGGGGATTTCGATTCATATACAACACTCCTGTCTGAATATCCTTCCCGGTCGCCATTTGGCGGTTTTGACATCAATAACAAAGCACCCAATGTTTCCAATCTGACAGCACCTGAACAGTATACAAAAGGCGTTTCTTTAAATTTACAAAATATCGTTATCGAAGATTCAGACGTCAACATTGCAGTCACACTCAAATTATCCAATGCGGCTGTGGGCAAATTGAGTACGGCTACGTCTGGTACCGTCACATCAACGTTCAATGCAACTACAGGGACATGGACTGCATCGGGTAAATTGGCCAATGTGAATACACTACTGGCTAATTTGCAATTCATTCCAGCCAATAATGGAACTGATAATTTTACTGTCGTTGCAACGGTTTCGGATAATCAATCGACACCTCTGGTGGCGACAAAATCTTTTAAAATCCCCGGTTCTTCACTGTTGAATGCAACAGTCGGTAACGATAATCTGATTGGAACAACGGGTAATGATACGGTCAATTATGCTTCGGCTACCGGCCCAGTAACAGTATCATTGAATATCACAACTGCACAAAACACTGTTAATTCTGGTATGGATAAATTGATCGGTATCGACAATCTGATCGGTAGTAAATTCAATGATCGTTTGACCGGGGATAGCGACGACAATGTTATTCAAGGGGATGCGGGTAACGATGTCATTCGTGGTTGGTCAGGTGCTGATACGATGCTGGGTGGTGCGGGTAATGATACTTATTATGTTGAGAATGCCGGAGATGTTGTCACCGAGCAGTCCAATGCGGGGATTGACCTCGTCAGCAGCAATCTTTCCTATACACTGGGACTTAATTTGGAAAACCTTACATTGACGGGACCAAATGAAATTGATGGTGTAGGCAATGAACTCAATAATAAGCTCATCGGTAATATCGCCAGGAATTTGCTTAGTGGTAATGCAGGTTCCGATATTTTGAAAGGAGGCGGTGGAGATGATTATCTCAGTGGCGGTTCTGGTAAAGATACCTTGACGGGAGGTACCGGTAAAGATACTTTCTTCATTGGCTCAACAGATGCCTTTGATACGATCACTGATTTCAGTGTGGCGGGTGACGATATCATTGAATTAGATAACGATGTTTTCACATCTGTGGGCTGGGGAGAATTGGCCAACGAGCAGTTCCGAGTCGGATCTAAGGCGCTCGATAGCGATGATTTCATCATTTATAATAACGCTACAGGTGCGATTTTTTATGATGCAGATGGTAATGGCGCAGGTGCCGCGCTGCAAATCGCCAAGGTAGGTATCGGACTCGCATTAACGAATACAGATTTTGTTGCGTATTGA
- the fliE gene encoding flagellar hook-basal body complex protein FliE, whose translation MDKSAIDSILQQLQSTSALASGTKKDGNVDSVGKVDFSEKLESAINQINNAQKKADTLSEQFISDQPNIDLHEVMISLQKANVSFQSMVQVRNKLVTAYQEVMNMQV comes from the coding sequence ATGGATAAATCAGCTATTGACAGCATTCTTCAGCAATTGCAATCAACCTCAGCTTTAGCATCAGGAACTAAAAAAGACGGAAACGTCGACAGCGTAGGGAAAGTTGATTTTTCTGAAAAACTGGAATCTGCAATTAATCAAATCAACAATGCTCAGAAAAAAGCAGATACGTTAAGCGAGCAATTTATCAGCGATCAACCTAATATCGACTTGCATGAGGTGATGATCTCATTGCAGAAAGCTAATGTCTCATTTCAATCTATGGTGCAAGTTCGCAATAAATTAGTTACTGCTTATCAAGAAGTTATGAACATGCAAGTTTAA
- a CDS encoding sigma-54 dependent transcriptional regulator, whose amino-acid sequence MQKTLPILVVEDDQDLLEAVCTTIKLSGYEAVAAANAHDALTIVQTQPIGMVVSDVQMKPMDGLMLLKKIKSLNPELPVLLMTAYREIDKAITAMRTGACDYLLKPFDPDSLLVYIKRYALSESDQDNSVIANDPKTRALLSLARRVAKSPATVMLTGESGCGKEVIAHYIHRHSLRTSQPFVAINCAAIPENLLETTLFGYEKGSFTGATQAQPGKFEQAEGGTLLLDEISEMPLELQAKLLRVLQEREVERIGGHKTIKLDIRVLATSNRDMPMMVKNGQFREDLYYRLNVFPIEIPSLRERPLDIEPLVLKMVGTNAQQNDQLPFRVTPVAMEKLIQYSWPGNIRELENVIQRAMILATDEIDVEHIHLPENKLSSLKNEKYTEDSPQDMKSLERKHILETLASVNGSRKLAVKKLGISERTLRYKLQQYRLINQEN is encoded by the coding sequence ATGCAAAAAACACTGCCTATTTTAGTGGTCGAAGACGATCAAGATTTGCTTGAAGCGGTTTGTACCACCATCAAGTTATCCGGTTATGAGGCAGTCGCGGCTGCGAATGCCCACGACGCACTGACTATAGTCCAAACGCAACCGATTGGAATGGTGGTCAGCGATGTACAAATGAAACCAATGGATGGATTGATGCTGTTAAAGAAAATTAAATCTTTGAACCCTGAGTTGCCCGTGTTACTGATGACAGCTTATCGAGAAATCGACAAAGCGATAACTGCGATGCGTACAGGCGCTTGTGATTATCTACTTAAACCTTTCGATCCAGATAGCTTGCTTGTTTATATTAAACGCTATGCATTATCGGAATCCGATCAAGATAATTCAGTAATTGCCAATGATCCAAAAACTAGAGCGTTGTTATCGCTTGCCAGGCGTGTTGCAAAATCACCAGCGACCGTTATGTTAACGGGCGAAAGTGGCTGTGGAAAAGAAGTCATTGCTCATTATATTCATCGACATTCTCTACGGACATCACAACCTTTTGTTGCCATTAATTGCGCAGCCATCCCGGAGAATCTACTTGAGACGACATTATTTGGTTATGAAAAAGGCTCATTTACCGGGGCGACACAAGCTCAGCCTGGAAAATTTGAGCAAGCCGAAGGAGGTACTCTGTTACTGGATGAGATCTCCGAAATGCCATTGGAATTACAAGCGAAATTACTGAGAGTACTTCAAGAAAGAGAAGTTGAAAGAATTGGTGGACATAAAACGATCAAACTCGATATCAGAGTTTTAGCGACTTCAAATCGCGATATGCCGATGATGGTTAAAAATGGTCAATTCCGAGAAGATTTATATTATCGACTCAATGTGTTTCCGATAGAAATTCCATCATTACGAGAACGACCTTTGGATATTGAACCGCTAGTGCTCAAGATGGTAGGAACAAATGCTCAACAAAACGACCAGCTGCCTTTCCGAGTTACGCCAGTGGCAATGGAAAAATTGATTCAGTATTCCTGGCCGGGAAATATTCGTGAATTAGAAAATGTCATACAGCGTGCCATGATTTTGGCAACTGATGAAATCGATGTAGAACACATTCATTTACCTGAGAATAAGCTTTCTTCACTGAAGAACGAAAAATATACAGAGGATTCTCCTCAAGATATGAAATCACTCGAACGTAAACATATTCTTGAAACATTAGCTTCCGTTAATGGTTCACGCAAATTGGCCGTTAAGAAACTGGGAATTTCTGAAAGAACGCTGCGATATAAGCTACAACAATATCGCTTGATCAATCAAGAAAATTAA
- a CDS encoding PAS domain-containing sensor histidine kinase, which produces MTTDQQQLQIAFAAFNEASEQLSGVYQGLQHQVAQLTHELALANGELRKQLLEKENISNQLSFLLNALPGGVIALNTQGSIEQVNPAALQILGEPLLHLQWQDIVAQRLKPTKVMNEWYLQQDEEAKQQLRIRIQSSLMDCENRQILLLNDITESYAIQEKIRRNQRLTAMGEMAANLAHQLRTPLATALLYATHLGNDNLTPDVRKGFADKTIERLHRLEQLTKDMLRFVKGETTQLERFSISYLLSELQQVIEPQLKLHHMHLIVHDHSKEEYLVADYQALFGAMISLLENAMQASTADDLIILTSSLKKDMLVLSVRDYGPGIDDTAQNRVFEPFYTTRQEGTGLGLAIVRGVIHSMNGTVCVNSPSDNGSEFVVTIPRTQQD; this is translated from the coding sequence ATGACGACCGATCAACAGCAGCTACAGATTGCTTTTGCAGCATTTAATGAAGCATCTGAGCAGCTTTCCGGCGTGTATCAGGGATTGCAACATCAAGTTGCACAACTGACACATGAGCTAGCATTAGCTAATGGGGAACTGCGCAAACAACTCTTAGAGAAAGAAAATATATCCAATCAACTGAGTTTTTTATTGAATGCGCTTCCGGGCGGAGTCATTGCATTAAACACTCAAGGAAGCATCGAACAAGTCAACCCAGCGGCGTTGCAAATTCTTGGAGAGCCCTTGTTACACCTGCAATGGCAAGATATCGTCGCACAACGGTTAAAACCAACCAAGGTAATGAATGAGTGGTATTTGCAACAGGATGAAGAAGCAAAGCAACAGCTACGCATTCGTATTCAAAGCAGTTTAATGGATTGCGAAAACAGGCAAATTTTATTATTAAACGATATTACCGAATCTTATGCAATACAGGAAAAAATCAGAAGGAATCAACGCTTAACGGCGATGGGAGAGATGGCTGCAAACCTTGCGCATCAACTGCGTACTCCACTGGCGACGGCACTGTTATATGCAACACACTTAGGTAACGATAACTTAACTCCCGATGTGCGAAAAGGCTTTGCCGACAAAACGATTGAACGCTTGCATCGCTTAGAGCAGCTAACTAAAGATATGCTTCGCTTTGTCAAAGGCGAAACTACGCAACTCGAAAGATTTTCGATCAGTTATTTGCTATCTGAATTGCAACAAGTGATTGAGCCACAACTGAAACTGCACCATATGCACTTGATTGTCCATGACCATAGCAAAGAAGAGTATTTAGTAGCTGATTACCAAGCACTATTTGGCGCAATGATCAGTTTGCTGGAAAATGCCATGCAAGCATCTACCGCAGATGATTTAATCATACTGACCAGCAGTTTGAAGAAAGATATGCTGGTATTGAGTGTTCGAGACTACGGTCCGGGAATCGATGATACAGCCCAAAATAGAGTATTTGAACCGTTTTATACGACACGACAAGAAGGCACTGGATTGGGCCTGGCCATTGTACGTGGCGTGATTCATTCCATGAATGGCACGGTTTGTGTTAATTCGCCATCGGATAATGGCAGCGAGTTTGTTGTAACGATACCAAGAACTCAACAGGATTGA
- the fliF gene encoding flagellar basal-body MS-ring/collar protein FliF, which produces MATVPDEANTTKKAAAPMSATAFKLEQLRQLPNQKKIGLILSLAAVIALIIGGLMWSQSPEYRVLYNNVSDQDGSSIITALQQMNVPYKFSEHGGIILIPEKHIHEVRLKLAGQGLPKGSLSGFEIMENQKFGSSQFLEQINYQRALEGELARSVQSLSAVQSARVHLAMPKPSVFSRDKQQPSVSVLVNLYPGRVLAVEQVSAIVHLMSSSVSNLPVKNVTIVDQNGNLLSTSNDTKQDTRFDAKQLEYIKELEEGYIRRIETILAPITGASNVRAQVAADLDFSHIERAEETYRPNNSEAEGASIRSQQTHESIATGSKFDGGIPGALSNRPPENAAAPIEVDKKKKGEPASENEDEKNKKEPPIPTDRKKESTTNYEVDKTVQHTKQSTGNIKRLTAAVVVNYRKKVDENGEITHEALTADELKEINNLVKEAMGFNEKRGDSLTVTNSVFSDHGMSSDTIFWKDPENIMLAKDFGKQFLVFVLVLFFFLKILRPFLKSLEPAPAVPALANNGATNTPVEEASIGPDGQPLPGQATSPAMLAIQKSIYEENLKQARKLALEEPLIVANVVKDWISK; this is translated from the coding sequence GTGGCAACAGTTCCGGACGAAGCTAATACAACGAAGAAAGCAGCAGCGCCGATGAGTGCAACTGCATTCAAATTAGAGCAATTGCGTCAACTACCTAACCAGAAAAAAATTGGCTTGATACTGTCTTTAGCCGCAGTGATTGCGCTCATTATTGGTGGTTTGATGTGGAGTCAATCTCCTGAATATCGTGTGTTGTACAACAATGTATCGGATCAAGATGGTTCGAGCATTATTACTGCTTTGCAACAAATGAATGTGCCATATAAGTTCTCCGAGCATGGCGGTATCATATTAATTCCCGAAAAACACATCCATGAAGTACGCTTGAAATTGGCTGGCCAAGGGCTACCTAAAGGTAGCTTATCGGGTTTTGAAATCATGGAAAATCAGAAATTTGGTTCTAGCCAGTTTCTGGAGCAAATCAATTACCAACGTGCTTTAGAAGGTGAGCTTGCTCGTTCGGTACAGTCGCTTTCTGCGGTACAAAGCGCTCGAGTACACTTGGCCATGCCTAAACCATCGGTTTTTTCAAGAGATAAGCAACAGCCGAGTGTATCAGTACTCGTTAATTTATACCCAGGTAGAGTTCTCGCTGTGGAACAAGTCAGTGCTATTGTCCATTTGATGTCGAGTAGCGTGTCGAATTTACCTGTAAAGAATGTGACCATTGTTGATCAGAATGGCAATTTATTGAGTACATCCAATGACACTAAACAAGATACACGTTTCGATGCCAAACAACTCGAATATATTAAAGAGCTTGAAGAAGGCTATATTCGCCGCATTGAAACAATATTGGCACCGATTACCGGTGCGAGCAATGTACGTGCTCAAGTGGCCGCCGATTTGGATTTTTCTCATATTGAGCGCGCTGAGGAAACTTATCGCCCTAATAATAGTGAGGCTGAAGGTGCATCAATCCGTAGTCAACAAACTCATGAATCTATTGCTACTGGTTCGAAATTTGACGGTGGAATTCCGGGGGCACTATCGAATCGACCACCTGAAAATGCTGCTGCGCCTATTGAAGTAGATAAAAAGAAAAAAGGAGAACCAGCTTCTGAAAATGAAGATGAAAAAAACAAGAAGGAACCTCCTATTCCTACTGACAGGAAAAAAGAGTCGACCACAAATTATGAAGTCGATAAAACAGTACAGCACACTAAGCAATCAACAGGGAATATCAAACGCTTAACAGCAGCAGTGGTGGTAAATTATCGTAAGAAAGTTGATGAAAACGGTGAAATCACGCATGAGGCACTTACTGCAGATGAGCTCAAAGAAATTAACAACCTGGTAAAAGAAGCAATGGGATTTAACGAGAAGCGTGGAGATTCCTTAACTGTAACGAATAGTGTATTTTCAGACCATGGTATGAGTTCAGATACCATTTTCTGGAAAGATCCAGAAAATATTATGCTTGCAAAGGATTTTGGCAAACAATTTCTAGTATTCGTGTTGGTGTTATTCTTCTTTCTTAAGATTTTACGGCCATTCCTAAAAAGCTTAGAACCAGCACCTGCCGTTCCTGCATTAGCTAATAACGGTGCAACGAATACACCAGTAGAAGAAGCCAGTATAGGTCCGGATGGACAACCGCTTCCTGGGCAAGCTACAAGTCCAGCCATGCTTGCAATTCAAAAATCAATTTATGAAGAAAATCTGAAGCAAGCAAGGAAGTTAGCTTTGGAAGAACCGCTTATCGTTGCCAACGTTGTTAAAGATTGGATTTCAAAATAA
- the fliG gene encoding flagellar motor switch protein FliG yields the protein MDDEGIKKSAILLMTLGEAEAASVIKLLGPKEVQKIGEAMSNLQNITRTEIEKTLEQFCSETEGRTTLGQDSSNYIRKVLTTALGDEKAASIIDRILQGDDTSGIEGLKWMDAPSVVELIKDEHPQIIATILVHLERDQASEILSLFEERLRNDTLLRIATLDSIQPDALRELNDVLTKLLAGTNNIRKAALGGVRTAAEILNFVPTAQEASVIDNIKQFDEELAQKIMDEMFVFDNLIDIDDHGIQLLLREVQSESLIIALKGAQEELRKKIFKNMSQRAAEALREDLESKGPVRVSEVEAEQKEILKVVRQLADDGQIVLGGKGDDSFI from the coding sequence ATGGATGATGAAGGTATAAAAAAAAGTGCTATCTTGCTCATGACGTTAGGAGAAGCGGAAGCGGCATCGGTGATCAAATTGTTGGGCCCGAAAGAAGTGCAGAAGATCGGTGAAGCAATGTCCAACTTACAAAATATCACGCGTACTGAAATCGAAAAAACCCTTGAGCAATTTTGTAGTGAAACAGAGGGAAGAACTACGCTCGGTCAAGATTCGTCAAACTATATCCGAAAAGTTTTGACCACCGCGCTAGGCGATGAAAAAGCTGCCAGTATAATTGATCGTATTTTACAAGGTGACGATACCAGCGGCATCGAAGGATTGAAGTGGATGGATGCGCCTTCGGTGGTAGAGTTAATTAAAGACGAACATCCGCAAATTATTGCCACCATTCTAGTGCACCTAGAGCGTGATCAAGCCAGTGAAATCCTTAGCTTGTTTGAGGAACGATTGCGCAATGACACATTATTGCGTATCGCAACCTTAGATAGCATACAACCCGATGCTTTGCGCGAACTCAATGATGTTTTGACAAAATTACTTGCAGGCACTAACAATATTCGCAAAGCAGCTCTGGGCGGGGTGCGTACTGCCGCAGAGATTCTAAATTTTGTGCCAACCGCTCAGGAAGCGAGTGTCATTGATAATATCAAACAATTCGATGAAGAGCTGGCACAGAAAATCATGGATGAAATGTTTGTCTTCGATAACTTAATCGATATTGATGATCATGGTATCCAGCTGCTGTTAAGAGAAGTTCAATCCGAATCTTTGATTATCGCTTTGAAAGGAGCGCAAGAAGAATTACGTAAGAAAATTTTCAAAAATATGTCACAACGTGCCGCTGAAGCCCTTCGAGAAGATCTTGAAAGCAAGGGACCTGTTCGTGTGTCTGAAGTTGAAGCTGAGCAAAAAGAAATTCTTAAAGTGGTGCGTCAACTTGCGGATGATGGACAAATCGTATTGGGAGGTAAAGGTGATGATAGCTTTATTTAA
- a CDS encoding flagellar assembly protein FliH — MTDGFVPKEQLSSYQRWEMSAFDDADVSSEALNETQSESPESNDSINNPTVVPLSTEVELTAIHNQAKEEGYAAGFQEGSAAGYTEGRNTAELEVKEEVLHLQTLLSNFTQDLYAMQQHIANDLLAMAITTSKKMTAQALEIKPELIIPIVQAAIQQLPYSVQHPRLFLHPDDAKIVHAHLSDQLTQENWSIREDGELTRGGCRIVTNGSEIDATIESRWQKILSAIGQQNDWLE, encoded by the coding sequence ATGACCGACGGCTTTGTACCCAAGGAACAGCTTAGTTCTTACCAAAGATGGGAGATGAGTGCTTTTGACGATGCGGATGTGTCCTCTGAAGCACTCAATGAAACACAATCAGAGTCACCAGAAAGTAACGATTCAATTAATAATCCGACAGTCGTTCCCCTATCTACAGAAGTTGAATTAACCGCGATTCATAATCAAGCTAAGGAAGAAGGATATGCCGCCGGATTTCAAGAAGGCAGCGCGGCAGGTTATACCGAAGGTAGAAACACTGCGGAGCTTGAAGTTAAGGAAGAAGTGTTGCATTTGCAAACGCTGTTATCCAATTTCACGCAAGATTTATATGCCATGCAGCAACATATCGCGAATGATCTGTTGGCAATGGCTATCACGACTAGCAAAAAAATGACTGCGCAGGCGCTCGAAATAAAGCCGGAATTAATTATACCTATTGTGCAAGCAGCCATTCAGCAATTACCTTACTCAGTCCAACATCCCCGTCTGTTCTTGCACCCCGATGATGCAAAAATTGTACATGCTCATTTAAGTGATCAGTTAACGCAAGAAAATTGGTCAATCCGTGAGGATGGGGAATTGACACGAGGCGGCTGTCGTATCGTAACCAATGGTAGCGAAATTGATGCTACCATAGAATCACGCTGGCAAAAAATTCTATCCGCTATTGGCCAACAAAATGATTGGCTCGAGTAA
- the fliI gene encoding flagellar protein export ATPase FliI, which produces MNMHRHEHWSRFLNNCEHLIEPVNTCATSGTITRVSGLVIEAIGLKVPVGGNCTILLSNGQKVSAEVVGFSGERLYLMPSSDVYGLSPGTKVIPTEYIADPPKFGELQHPRRRAADRAKHIHVGIELLGRVVNGLGEPLDRLGAIHAEHNVPLYSRPYNPLERTPVTEPLDVGVRAINALLTVGRGQRMGLFAGSGVGKSVLLGMMARYTSADIVVVGLIGERGREVKEFIEHTLGKEGLARSVIIAAPADTSPLLRLQGAAYATAVAEYFRDTGKNVLLIMDSLTRYAMAQREISLAIGEPPATKGYPPSVFAKLPQLVERAGNGNKEGGSITAFYTVLAEGDDQNDPIADSARAILDGHIVLTRRLAEAGHYPAIDIEASISRIMPNLVSATHIRMSRRFKSLYSRYQRSYDLISVGAYASGSDPELDQAIQLYPAFEKFLYQSMSEQERFEDSLQKLTDLLGNENF; this is translated from the coding sequence ATGAATATGCATCGTCACGAACATTGGAGTCGTTTCTTGAATAACTGTGAGCACCTCATAGAGCCGGTCAATACTTGTGCTACTAGCGGAACGATAACTCGAGTCTCGGGGTTGGTTATAGAGGCCATTGGATTAAAAGTACCGGTTGGTGGTAATTGCACAATTTTGCTATCAAACGGTCAAAAAGTATCGGCTGAAGTGGTCGGGTTTTCCGGTGAACGCCTGTATTTAATGCCTTCGAGCGATGTGTATGGATTGTCTCCTGGTACTAAAGTTATTCCCACAGAATATATTGCCGATCCACCAAAATTTGGAGAGCTCCAACACCCACGCAGACGTGCCGCTGATCGTGCGAAACATATTCACGTGGGAATCGAATTACTGGGGCGCGTGGTTAACGGACTAGGGGAGCCATTGGATCGCCTGGGTGCTATACATGCAGAACATAATGTTCCACTTTATAGCCGTCCCTATAACCCACTTGAGCGTACACCAGTCACTGAACCGTTGGATGTAGGCGTACGCGCCATCAATGCACTGCTCACCGTTGGTAGAGGTCAGCGCATGGGATTATTTGCAGGTAGTGGCGTAGGTAAAAGCGTTTTGCTCGGTATGATGGCACGCTACACGAGTGCGGATATCGTGGTGGTCGGTTTAATTGGTGAGCGTGGTCGTGAAGTGAAAGAATTCATCGAGCATACTTTAGGAAAAGAAGGTCTTGCGCGTTCTGTAATCATAGCAGCACCGGCGGATACTTCCCCTTTATTACGTTTACAAGGTGCGGCTTATGCAACAGCCGTCGCAGAATATTTCCGGGATACGGGCAAGAACGTGTTACTCATCATGGATTCATTGACCCGTTATGCGATGGCGCAGCGTGAAATTTCCCTCGCCATCGGTGAACCTCCCGCCACAAAAGGATATCCACCTTCGGTATTCGCAAAACTACCACAATTAGTCGAGCGTGCAGGTAACGGTAATAAAGAAGGGGGATCGATTACTGCCTTCTATACTGTTTTAGCTGAAGGTGATGATCAAAATGATCCGATCGCAGACAGTGCACGCGCAATTCTCGATGGGCATATTGTTCTCACAAGAAGGTTAGCTGAAGCGGGGCATTATCCTGCCATTGACATTGAAGCCTCGATTAGCCGCATTATGCCTAATTTAGTTTCTGCCACACATATCCGGATGTCGAGAAGGTTTAAAAGTCTCTATTCGCGTTACCAGCGCAGCTACGACTTAATCAGCGTAGGTGCTTATGCATCAGGTAGTGATCCAGAACTGGATCAAGCTATTCAACTGTATCCCGCATTTGAGAAATTTTTGTATCAAAGCATGTCTGAACAAGAACGTTTCGAAGATAGCTTGCAGAAATTAACGGATTTACTGGGTAATGAAAATTTTTGA